In a genomic window of Chaetodon trifascialis isolate fChaTrf1 chromosome 8, fChaTrf1.hap1, whole genome shotgun sequence:
- the tpx2 gene encoding targeting protein for Xklp2 isoform X2: MAERYSGGTSELYEYDAPSEVVDLKELENADNDDKWFEQQAITADGHLKTPSRHDRRSNLQNLPRAIVNPQVKTDVDCGPSTSTAPPSNIVTSWGSGTPTRSGARPKSRTTNQPPAQPCRVSKRKGLTSGPAAPPSKKYKKSPVVQPAQRSSRVLRRTGQFNSTTAPKTQAAASTANTEPCTSEEQELERIRNLQKEVALHRQKNEASYKAALAGNPPPKKMVLSATVPKEFHFNTNTRAKPTTSSSTAHKEVDFIHQLRKPSSPAKAAKGATVPKPFKLSRGSKRKVENPSNYVPMAQRIEQYEKRTPDRYHLRSRKTQERGPSPVKGDHLKLTQPHTPHLMTQQRSRPPTVKSSAELEAEEVEKLHKFKFKALELNRKILEGTEGIKKPAVKEPTVPEGFELQIEKRLQERQASKPQEDEEKLHTFKSQPLPRKILEGVVGLPQRKVLPATVPESPAFALKKRVQREPRVEEVKQPSPIKAPPVPHFGLPFQPRLPENHHVEVCPFSFEERERERRALKEKRLEEKKNEEVPQFKAQPLPDFDTVVLPEKKKLEPTKPEPFRLLIDERGAVKNSRWEQMMKEEQKQLEEATTFKARPNTVTHKEPFQPRKESRAPVGVEAFELSTERRARERQEYERLAAEKEALRMLMEEEQRREEERREKEEIARLRQEQVHKAQPIRHYKPVALKKSELPLTVPHSPNFSDRFRL; this comes from the exons ATGGCCGAACGCTACTCCGGCGGCACGTCTGAACTGTACGAGTATGATGCCCCGTCAGAAGTAGTCGACCTGAAAGAGCTGGAGAATGCAGACAACGACGATAAATGGTTTG AACAACAGGCTATTACAGCCGATGGTCACCTGAAGACGCCTTCAAGACATGACCGAAGAAGTAATCTGCAGAATTTGCCGAGAGCCATCGTAAACCCACAAGTCAAGACAGATGTGGACTGTG GTCCAAGCACGTCCACGGCTCCACCTTCAAACATCGTCACATCCTGGGGTTCTGGAACTCCAACTCGGAGTGGCGCGCGACCAAAAAGCAGGACCACAAATCAACCCCCTGCCCAACCATGCAG GGTTTCTAAACGTAAAGGACTAACAAGCGGCCCAGCTGCACCACCatcaaagaaatacaaaaa GAGCCCTGTTGTCCAACCAGCCCAAAGAAGCAGCCGTGTCCTCCGCAGGACTGGACAGTTTAACTCCACGACTGCGCCCAAGACCCAGGCAGCAGCTTCCACTGCAAACACTGA GCCATGTACCTCTGAAGAACAAGAGCTGGAGCGCATCAGGAACCTCCAGAAGGAAGTGGCTCTGCATCGCCAGAAGAATGAGGCCAGCTACAAAGCTGCTCTGGCTGGCA ATCCACCACCAAAGAAGATGGTCCTTTCAGCGACTGTGCCTAAAGAATTCCATTTCAATACAAACACTCGTGCCAAGCCCACCACTTCATCCAGCACGGCCCACAAGGAAGTGGACTTTATCCATCAGCTCCGCAAACCAAGCTCACCA GCAAAGGCTGCGAAAGGTGCCACCGTGCCCAAACCCTTCAAACTGTCGAGAGGCAGCAAAAGAAAGGTGGAGAACCCCTCGAACTACGTGCCCATGGCTCAGCGGATAGAGCAGTACGAGAAACGAACACCTGACCGCTACCACCTGCGCAGTCGCAAGACTcaagagagag GACCATCCCCAGTGAAGGGTGACCACCTGAAGCTCACCCAGCCTCACACGCCACACCTGATGACCCAGCAGAGGAGCCGGCCGCCCACCGTGAAGAGCAGCGCTGAGTTGGAGGCTGAAGAGGTGGAAAAACTTCACAA ATTTAAATTCAAGGCCCTGGAGCTGAACAGGAAAATACTGGAGGGCACAGAGGGCATAAAGAAGCCTGCAGTGAAGGAGCCCACTGTTCCCGAAGGCTTTGAGCTGCAGATTGAAAAGCGGCTGCAGGAGAGACAGGCCTCCAAGCCTCAGGAGGACGAAGAGAAGCTGCACACCTTTAAATCACAGCCTCTACCCAGAAAGATCCTGGAAGGGGTCGTG GGATTGCCACAGAGGAAGGTTCTGCCCGCAACTGTGCCAGAATCTCCAGCTTTTGCCCTCAAGAAGAGGGTTCAGAGGGAACCCAGGGTTGAGGAA GTCAAACAGCCGTCACCAATCAAGGCCCCCCCAGTGCCTCACTTTGGCCTGCCCTTCCAGCCCCGGCTGCCAGAGAACCACCACGTCGAGGTGTGTCCTTTCTCCTTtgaagagagggagcgagagaggagggcactgaaagagaagaggctggaggagaagaaaaatgaagag GTCCCACAGTTCAAGGCCCAGCCGTTGCCAGACTTCGACACCGTGGTCCTCcctgagaagaagaagctggagccCACGAAGCCCGAGCCCTTTAGGCTGCTCATAGACGAACGGGGAGCTGTGAAGAACAGTCGCTGGGAACAGATG ATGAAGGAAGAGcagaagcagctggaggaagcGACAACATTCAAAGCCAGGCCCAACACGGTCACTCATAAAGAGCCTTTCCAGCCCAGAAAGGAGAGCCGGGCTCCAGTGG GTGTGGAGGCCTTCGAGCTGTCGACCGAGCGGCGGGCCCGGGAGCGCCAGGAGTATGAGCGACTGGCTGCCGAGAAGGAGGCTCTCAGGATGTTaatggaggaggagcagagacgagaggaggagaggagagagaaagaggagattgCCAGGCTGCGACAAGAACAG gttcATAAGGCTCAACCCATCAGGCACTACAAACCTGTGGCACTGAAGAAGAGTGAACTTCCTCTCACGGTCCCCCACTCGCCAAACTTCTCTGACCGCTTCCGCTTGTGA
- the tpx2 gene encoding targeting protein for Xklp2 isoform X1, whose translation MAERYSGGTSELYEYDAPSEVVDLKELENADNDDKWFEQQAITADGHLKTPSRHDRRSNLQNLPRAIVNPQVKTDVDCGPSTSTAPPSNIVTSWGSGTPTRSGARPKSRTTNQPPAQPCRVSKRKGLTSGPAAPPSKKYKKSPVVQPAQRSSRVLRRTGQFNSTTAPKTQAAASTANTEPCTSEEQELERIRNLQKEVALHRQKNEASYKAALAGNPPPKKMVLSATVPKEFHFNTNTRAKPTTSSSTAHKEVDFIHQLRKPSSPAKAAKGATVPKPFKLSRGSKRKVENPSNYVPMAQRIEQYEKRTPDRYHLRSRKTQERGPSPVKGDHLKLTQPHTPHLMTQQRSRPPTVKSSAELEAEEVEKLHKFKFKALELNRKILEGTEGIKKPAVKEPTVPEGFELQIEKRLQERQASKPQEDEEKLHTFKSQPLPRKILEGVVGLPQRKVLPATVPESPAFALKKRVQREPRVEEVKQPSPIKAPPVPHFGLPFQPRLPENHHVEVCPFSFEERERERRALKEKRLEEKKNEEVPQFKAQPLPDFDTVVLPEKKKLEPTKPEPFRLLIDERGAVKNSRWEQMMKEEQKQLEEATTFKARPNTVTHKEPFQPRKESRAPVEGIPSSTGVEAFELSTERRARERQEYERLAAEKEALRMLMEEEQRREEERREKEEIARLRQEQVHKAQPIRHYKPVALKKSELPLTVPHSPNFSDRFRL comes from the exons ATGGCCGAACGCTACTCCGGCGGCACGTCTGAACTGTACGAGTATGATGCCCCGTCAGAAGTAGTCGACCTGAAAGAGCTGGAGAATGCAGACAACGACGATAAATGGTTTG AACAACAGGCTATTACAGCCGATGGTCACCTGAAGACGCCTTCAAGACATGACCGAAGAAGTAATCTGCAGAATTTGCCGAGAGCCATCGTAAACCCACAAGTCAAGACAGATGTGGACTGTG GTCCAAGCACGTCCACGGCTCCACCTTCAAACATCGTCACATCCTGGGGTTCTGGAACTCCAACTCGGAGTGGCGCGCGACCAAAAAGCAGGACCACAAATCAACCCCCTGCCCAACCATGCAG GGTTTCTAAACGTAAAGGACTAACAAGCGGCCCAGCTGCACCACCatcaaagaaatacaaaaa GAGCCCTGTTGTCCAACCAGCCCAAAGAAGCAGCCGTGTCCTCCGCAGGACTGGACAGTTTAACTCCACGACTGCGCCCAAGACCCAGGCAGCAGCTTCCACTGCAAACACTGA GCCATGTACCTCTGAAGAACAAGAGCTGGAGCGCATCAGGAACCTCCAGAAGGAAGTGGCTCTGCATCGCCAGAAGAATGAGGCCAGCTACAAAGCTGCTCTGGCTGGCA ATCCACCACCAAAGAAGATGGTCCTTTCAGCGACTGTGCCTAAAGAATTCCATTTCAATACAAACACTCGTGCCAAGCCCACCACTTCATCCAGCACGGCCCACAAGGAAGTGGACTTTATCCATCAGCTCCGCAAACCAAGCTCACCA GCAAAGGCTGCGAAAGGTGCCACCGTGCCCAAACCCTTCAAACTGTCGAGAGGCAGCAAAAGAAAGGTGGAGAACCCCTCGAACTACGTGCCCATGGCTCAGCGGATAGAGCAGTACGAGAAACGAACACCTGACCGCTACCACCTGCGCAGTCGCAAGACTcaagagagag GACCATCCCCAGTGAAGGGTGACCACCTGAAGCTCACCCAGCCTCACACGCCACACCTGATGACCCAGCAGAGGAGCCGGCCGCCCACCGTGAAGAGCAGCGCTGAGTTGGAGGCTGAAGAGGTGGAAAAACTTCACAA ATTTAAATTCAAGGCCCTGGAGCTGAACAGGAAAATACTGGAGGGCACAGAGGGCATAAAGAAGCCTGCAGTGAAGGAGCCCACTGTTCCCGAAGGCTTTGAGCTGCAGATTGAAAAGCGGCTGCAGGAGAGACAGGCCTCCAAGCCTCAGGAGGACGAAGAGAAGCTGCACACCTTTAAATCACAGCCTCTACCCAGAAAGATCCTGGAAGGGGTCGTG GGATTGCCACAGAGGAAGGTTCTGCCCGCAACTGTGCCAGAATCTCCAGCTTTTGCCCTCAAGAAGAGGGTTCAGAGGGAACCCAGGGTTGAGGAA GTCAAACAGCCGTCACCAATCAAGGCCCCCCCAGTGCCTCACTTTGGCCTGCCCTTCCAGCCCCGGCTGCCAGAGAACCACCACGTCGAGGTGTGTCCTTTCTCCTTtgaagagagggagcgagagaggagggcactgaaagagaagaggctggaggagaagaaaaatgaagag GTCCCACAGTTCAAGGCCCAGCCGTTGCCAGACTTCGACACCGTGGTCCTCcctgagaagaagaagctggagccCACGAAGCCCGAGCCCTTTAGGCTGCTCATAGACGAACGGGGAGCTGTGAAGAACAGTCGCTGGGAACAGATG ATGAAGGAAGAGcagaagcagctggaggaagcGACAACATTCAAAGCCAGGCCCAACACGGTCACTCATAAAGAGCCTTTCCAGCCCAGAAAGGAGAGCCGGGCTCCAGTGG AAGGCATTCCCTCTTCCACAGGTGTGGAGGCCTTCGAGCTGTCGACCGAGCGGCGGGCCCGGGAGCGCCAGGAGTATGAGCGACTGGCTGCCGAGAAGGAGGCTCTCAGGATGTTaatggaggaggagcagagacgagaggaggagaggagagagaaagaggagattgCCAGGCTGCGACAAGAACAG gttcATAAGGCTCAACCCATCAGGCACTACAAACCTGTGGCACTGAAGAAGAGTGAACTTCCTCTCACGGTCCCCCACTCGCCAAACTTCTCTGACCGCTTCCGCTTGTGA